The nucleotide sequence aagaaaaatgacaaaAAAATTCAATCGAAAGTTAACGACAGATGCAATCAAATGTGGAAAGAGAGGATCGTGCAAAAAAAAACGCAAGCCAATTGGATACGGTAAAGCGGACAAAAAAAGATAATTACACAGAAACTTCTCACGCTAATAAGAAAAcaggaaaacaaaaataaaatggaACAAAACCCAAAACTCTTCGTGGTTTGATACGGTGATAAGCTTTGCCTGatttctatttttattattttctatTTGAATTAGGATTCCTAGTTGTTCAGAATCGAAGAGATCTATCTGGATTAGTATTCGTAGCTATCCAGGTCACCTTATCTATGTGCATATGTCATATACAGTACGGGAGATTTGTAGATAGTTTTCACATTTATAGAGTTAGTTAGGGAGGGCCGGACAAAAAAAATGGGTGGagagaaattttacctctttattaatattagatatagataGGCGTTCTGTGTTGTTGCGCTTTTTATTTTTTGGTGATTTTTTTTGTGGAAAAAATACCAAAAATAAAAAGTACAGCGACACCTAGCCCGGAATACTTGGAGGGGCAAGAATATCTTTTCGCAGGTGAACTTAATATCGTTACATGCCTCAACTCACGATAATATCAGTTAGGGAAGACAAATTTCAAGAGATGTCAAATAAGTAATATTTGAAGGTTGGGTGTTAAATTGTGAAAAGAATTTATTTTTGTCAGACAGGGAATTTTCTCTACGTACAAATCCTTTCCTTGGTCAACCACCCAGTCCCATCGACCACGCTTTACACACCAATGGATTTTTATAGCGtgtgcatgcatatatatgctgATATAAGCACATCTTCCTCTTTGTCTGTTGCTtttagtttcttgttttcttcacaCGGGTAAGCAATCTAGGACGACGACCTGCTCCTTGGACTCTAATGAGTGAATCATCAACGCACCAGTACTAAATCACACATCACCTCGCGAATCAATATGTCACGCTCTCCCATCTCCATCACTCTTAcgtggcagcagcaaaggactgacgCGCCTATCACTTACACGTTAAATCGGCATTTCTCAACGACGAACTAGCGGAGACcatcttcgtcaggcaaccccCAGGTTTggccgtcaagggagaggagcacatggtgctccgactgcgcaaggcgctccacgggctgcggcaggccccatgagcatggaacgccaagcttgacgctacgctgggcgagcttgggtttcagcggtgcgcaaccgagcacgcgctctacacgcggcgacgggggaaggaggagctcgtcgtcggagtgtatgtggatgacttgatcgtcaccgacgcgcgcacggaggacatcaacggcttcaagcgtgagatagcggctcgttttcgaatgagcgatctcggcgcactctcctactacctcgacatcgaggtgagacaagggaaggaggaactcacgcccggtcagagcgcgtatgcctccaaacTGTTAGAGCGAAGcaacatggctgagtgcaagccatgcatgactccgatggaggagcggctaaagctgacgaaggctagcaccgcggcgaaggtggatgcaacactctaccagagcatcgtcggcggtctgcgctacctagtccacacgaggtcaGATATTACGTTTGTCGTGGGCTATGTCAGTCGCtttatggaggatcccagagaggatcactgggctatagTGAAGCGGCTATTGCGCTACATCAAGGGAACGTtggatcaagggatcatcttTTCCAAGACCGATGAGAGTAGActacagctcactgtgttcaacgatgcagacatggcgggggacatcgacgggcgATGGAGCACCTTtgacgtgctcgtcttcctcggatcGGTCCTAATTTCATGGCTGtcactgaaacagaaggtggtggcgctatctacatgCGAGGTAGAGTACGTAGTGGCAGCTacagtggcgtgccaagttgtgtggctacgccggctgctgggcgagcttaCCGGCAtgaaagctcacccaccagcactgatggtggacaaccagaccgccatcgccctcgtgaagaatccTGTTCTGCACGACcgaagcaaacacatcgacgtgaagtttcaCTTTCTCAGAGACTATGTCGatagagggcagatcgtcatcgagttcgtcgaaactggtcggcaactcgcagacatcctcaccaagccgcttggacgtcttcgactcatggagctgaaggagatgattggcatggagggggtacaaggaatAGCAGTAGGATTATGAGAAGAATTGTTAGAATAATTTACtgctttccttgtgtgaacacatagcaagggaaggcggtgccgaaaaggctccctgctgtggtaTTGTAGTTGCTGTAGTGGCAGGTGCCGAACGGCTCACTTGCCGAACTGTAGCCACATGCAAGGACAGGtgtagaagtcagtcctgctgtgttatctagttactgttgcagtatgtgcgttgtactaggactagatggatagagttgtataaatagacatacacggcaactcagtaaagagagttcagatttgccatctcccatatagggcttcggccaatgctggtgtcttgtactatgtgtgtatgctctgttctctctcttcttcaacctctagtcatagtgtgtggggacggacaacgcttgttcgtggtcggcttagctagtgggtgctcggcaacactagcgggtgctcggcaagactggtgagcgGTCAACTCACCTGgatcggtgatcctgtgggctaacaacgAAATGGATAAGAGCATGTTTGGAAGGATGGTTTTGGGTCTAAAACCCTGTAAAATATAGGCCCGCAAAATTATACCGGTTGAGATGAAAAACGCTATCTGGATGACCGGTGACTCTACTAAAATTCCATCCATTTAGAGTTGTTACCAccagaaaaataaaaaaacgtCTCCACAGGCCACACTTTTTCCCTTGCCACCCACCTCCCTTTCTTCACCGCAACATCCGCTAGCGCCACAGCCCACACTCTcccacgccatccaccgcccTCTTAGACGCGGTAGTCGGTCGCTGGCACCTCTCCCGCGCGGACCATCGTCTATGGTCACCGGCCTTTGGGAACCCAGTGTCGCCCATGATATTTGCATTCCAAGTGTTTTAttgcttgctctctctctctctctattgatATTTGCATGACAATTTCAGAATAGCTGCAGGCATTTAAGTCTATACCCAAACAGCCTTTTTTCAGGGGTGTAAAAAGTATCTGCATTCCAAGTGTTTTATTGTGCACAACAAATTACTGGTGTATTACATTTACAGGTGTATGGAATTTCAAAGCACCCAAACAGGACTAAGTGTTGTCTCATGGCCACCCTCTAATTGACCTAGTTAGAGAGACCCTGATATGCCTTAATGACCCATCCGTGGGCACATCAGGAAGTGTCCATCGATGGCCTGTTGGCATGTAGACACAAGCCCCACATGTCAAACCCTACATAGACTAGTCCTGGTTTGATGGACAGTCCAGATCTATTCTTACTAGTagtatgtgtaacaccctaggcgttgagcttgcataatttgacttgcattgcatgagcatgagcaccaagcattcatatttaagctttttacatttgaaacatgtaattgaaacatatgaaacatgcttgatattttatgtttctttgtatatatgcatatgatcatgagtgaatacatgtaaatggttgatgtgagtcactaaaacatattagctacacttaggatgactaacgGAAtatggttcatgaagatcactttgcctgatcaagtacttaagtgatgctatgcatgttgacctagaaagctttatatgtaaccaatatatgaaatgattgtgtgaccttataaatagcttaaacatgcttagagtgTCATTacgaacaactttggtattcatggctagggttaaattggtcactaagtcatagtttaagtgcaagtcatcatttgaatgtaatgggtttgaccaagcttgaactatatgatagagaccttgcatggatgtggtcactaaagcaaagttgtagtatttgataaggggaacaacttttatttttgggtcatagactactttagctcctaacatgcttgaaataggctcacaagattcaataATTCACtatttgagatgattttactcagtAACCATTTCGAATTGGGTCTTGATCGTTTAAGAAGAATTGTAGGTGGTACTTAAGGctacaactttagtttagatCGTTGGCGTTAATTCTTCATGGTTTAGAAGATCAAGCTTCATGAAAtatcgctgtcaggctcgggttCAGGCGCTGATGGACACCACGCCGCGCTCTATCATGGCCGACAATGGACAGAGCATGGCTGCCGCGTGGCCGCCGTCGGTCGATGCCTGGCCTCGACGCTGCGCGCTGGCAGCCGTTATCTGCACCGCACCGCGCTCCATTTCCACTCACTCCTGTCCACTCTCTCACTCTCTAGTGCTAGCCCTGCCTCTCGTCGCGGAACCAAGCAAT is from Miscanthus floridulus cultivar M001 chromosome 7, ASM1932011v1, whole genome shotgun sequence and encodes:
- the LOC136464960 gene encoding secreted RxLR effector protein 161-like, with product MEERLKLTKASTAAKVDATLYQSIVGGLRYLVHTRSDITFVVGYVSRFMEDPREDHWAIVKRLLRYIKGTLDQGIIFSKTDESRLQLTVFNDADMAGDIDGRWSTFDVLVFLGSVLISWLSLKQKVVALSTCEVEYVVAATVACQVVWLRRLLGELTGMKAHPPALMVDNQTAIALVKNPVLHDRSKHIDVKFHFLRDYVDRGQIVIEFVETGRQLADILTKPLGRLRLMELKEMIGMEGVQGIAVGL